A genome region from Tolypothrix sp. PCC 7712 includes the following:
- a CDS encoding restriction endonuclease subunit S has protein sequence MIQADTLKAGWKLVKFGDVVRLSKDRATNPEAEGIERYVGLEHIDPDDLRIRRWGLVAEGTTFTSKFKPRQVLFGKRRAYQRKVAVADFEGVCSGDIYVFESANPKVLLSELLPFICQTERFSEYAVGTSAGSLSPRTNWASLANFEFFLPPLEEQKRITKLINTVEKTNNELKLARDLAEKLRKSLLINIFNNLMSSGSIELPLLGITTDCNRIKVEQAGSVLMGRQLSPKYKTGLFSRPYLRVANVFDGYIDIKEVYEMDFSDVEFETFKLSRGDILLNEGQSRELVGRSAIYRNDVENCCFQNTLIRFRPAQTVIPEYAHYYFQYSQYTGRFVQIAKQTTSIAHLGVQRFAAMQFPLIDINIQKEIVKILLNAVQTISKLNQRIESAKYIKKYTLNEILKM, from the coding sequence ATGATACAAGCTGACACTTTAAAAGCAGGGTGGAAATTGGTAAAGTTTGGGGATGTTGTACGCCTCAGCAAAGACCGTGCTACTAACCCAGAAGCAGAAGGTATTGAGCGATACGTGGGACTTGAGCATATTGACCCTGATGATTTACGCATTCGGCGTTGGGGTCTTGTAGCTGAGGGAACAACTTTTACTAGCAAATTTAAGCCCCGACAGGTTTTATTTGGTAAGCGTCGAGCCTATCAACGAAAAGTTGCTGTTGCCGATTTCGAGGGGGTTTGCTCTGGTGATATTTATGTGTTTGAGAGTGCTAATCCAAAAGTGCTACTTTCTGAACTTCTACCATTTATTTGCCAGACGGAGAGGTTTTCTGAATATGCTGTAGGTACTTCAGCAGGGTCATTATCTCCGCGAACAAACTGGGCAAGTCTTGCGAATTTTGAGTTTTTTCTGCCGCCCCTAGAGGAGCAAAAGCGCATAACTAAGTTAATTAATACAGTTGAAAAAACTAACAACGAGCTTAAATTAGCTAGAGATTTAGCCGAAAAATTGCGTAAGTCATTATTGATCAATATTTTTAATAACTTAATGTCATCAGGTTCAATTGAATTGCCGCTATTAGGAATTACTACCGATTGCAATCGCATTAAAGTAGAACAAGCTGGAAGTGTTTTGATGGGACGGCAACTCTCACCGAAATACAAAACAGGTCTATTCTCACGACCATACCTGCGTGTCGCTAATGTATTTGATGGGTACATTGATATTAAAGAAGTCTACGAGATGGATTTCTCTGATGTTGAATTTGAAACATTCAAATTGTCTAGAGGTGACATTTTATTAAATGAAGGTCAAAGTAGGGAGTTAGTTGGACGAAGTGCAATTTATAGAAATGATGTTGAGAATTGTTGCTTTCAAAATACACTAATTCGTTTTCGACCAGCACAGACAGTAATACCAGAATATGCTCATTACTATTTCCAGTACAGCCAATACACTGGTCGTTTCGTACAAATAGCAAAGCAGACTACATCAATAGCTCACTTAGGTGTGCAGCGATTTGCAGCAATGCAATTTCCTTTAATTGATATAAATATTCAAAAAGAAATAGTCAAAATTTTATTAAATGCTGTACAGACAATTAGCAAGTTAAATCAAAGAATAGAATCAGCTAAATATATAAAAAAATATACATTAAATGAAATTCTGAAAATGTGA
- a CDS encoding HigA family addiction module antitoxin, whose product MIKTTRPFTPDWVSPPGDTIADFLEERDWTQVQLAERLGYTTKHISQLINGKAPINEETAMKLERVLGSTAAFWLNREAQYRAALARIEEENRLKGWTSWLDQLPVKELMNQGVIPKCNLIAKNKPSLVKKLLHFFGVASPDEWRSYYAGMEIFFRRTRDEQSDVAAISAWLRLGEIEAEKLDCPKYSKPKFEKVVREIRSLTVLPPDEFEPQMQQLCREAGVVLVLVPAIKRAHVSGVARWLNPHKALIQLSLYGKTNDRFWFNFFHEAAHILLHDKENIFLDEWDGGESLASEPEREANQWSREILIPPQYDRELAQLKSKADVVDFAERIGIHPAIVVGRLQHDCIIPISWMNGLKESLCFQGVE is encoded by the coding sequence ATGATTAAGACAACCCGTCCCTTTACACCAGATTGGGTTTCTCCCCCTGGTGATACTATCGCTGATTTCTTAGAAGAGCGTGATTGGACACAAGTGCAGTTAGCAGAGCGTTTAGGCTATACCACGAAACATATCAGTCAGTTAATTAATGGCAAAGCACCCATTAATGAAGAAACTGCCATGAAGTTGGAACGGGTTTTAGGGAGTACAGCAGCATTCTGGCTCAATCGTGAAGCCCAATATCGCGCTGCTTTAGCACGGATAGAAGAAGAAAACCGCTTAAAGGGTTGGACATCTTGGTTAGATCAGTTACCAGTCAAAGAATTGATGAACCAAGGTGTAATTCCCAAGTGCAATTTAATTGCCAAGAATAAACCTAGCTTGGTAAAAAAGTTATTACATTTTTTCGGTGTGGCTTCGCCGGACGAGTGGCGAAGTTACTATGCAGGTATGGAAATTTTCTTTCGTCGTACTCGCGACGAACAAAGTGATGTTGCTGCTATTTCTGCTTGGTTACGTTTGGGTGAAATAGAAGCAGAAAAACTAGACTGTCCCAAATACAGTAAACCAAAGTTTGAAAAAGTAGTGCGGGAAATTCGCTCTTTGACAGTGTTACCACCAGATGAATTTGAACCACAGATGCAACAGTTGTGCCGAGAAGCAGGGGTTGTACTTGTTTTAGTACCAGCAATTAAGAGAGCGCACGTCAGTGGTGTAGCACGGTGGCTAAATCCCCACAAGGCATTGATTCAACTTTCACTTTATGGTAAGACCAATGACCGCTTCTGGTTTAATTTCTTCCATGAAGCAGCACATATCCTACTACATGATAAAGAAAATATTTTTCTGGATGAATGGGATGGTGGGGAAAGTTTGGCATCTGAACCAGAACGCGAAGCAAATCAATGGTCGCGTGAAATTTTGATACCACCTCAGTACGACAGAGAATTAGCGCAACTTAAATCTAAAGCTGATGTTGTTGATTTTGCTGAACGTATAGGTATTCATCCGGCTATTGTCGTAGGTCGGCTGCAACATGATTGTATAATTCCTATCTCTTGGATGAATGGTTTGAAGGAGAGTTTATGTTTTCAAGGGGTAGAATAA